The region TATAAACCCCTTATATTATTTATAATGGGGAGTCGGGCATGGTGAAAATAAGAATCGAGAATGTCGTCGCAACCACCTCCGTCGGTGCGGAGCTTGACCTAAAAGCAATTGCGCTGGCACTGGACGGGGCGGAATACGAGCCCGAGCAGTTTCCCGGCATCGTTTATAGAATCAAAGAGCCTAAGACCGCCACACTCCTCTTCCGCAGCGGCAAGCTCGTCTGCACGGGCGCAAAGAGCATTGACGACGTCCACACTGCGATCAGGACAGTGATTCAGAGGGTCTCGGAGGCCGGAATCAGAGTCAGCAAAGAGCCAAAAATCGAGGTCCAGAACATAGTTGCGTCCTCAGACCTACAGACCGACCTTAACCTG is a window of Thermoplasmata archaeon DNA encoding:
- a CDS encoding TATA-box-binding protein, which gives rise to MVKIRIENVVATTSVGAELDLKAIALALDGAEYEPEQFPGIVYRIKEPKTATLLFRSGKLVCTGAKSIDDVHTAIRTVIQRVSEAGIRVSKEPKIEVQNIVASSDLQTDLNLNAIAISLGLDRVEYEPEQFPGLVYRIDEPKVVALLFGSGKIVCTGAKKVEDIKVAVQKIYDELNTAGLLKRA